The DNA sequence GCCCTCGACCGCCTGCAGCACCGTGAAGTACGCCTGCGACGCCGCTGTGTCTCCGGTGACCGAGATCGACACGTTTGTCGTCACGTGTTTCGTGCGCGGGGTCGCGTCGGGGTACAGGATCACCGTCGAGCGCAGCATCTGTTCCACGGCGGCCGCGCCGCGTGCCACGCCGCCGCTGCCCGCGAACGCGCCCGAGGCGAACAGCTCGCCGACCGCCGTGAAGTCTCCCGCGTCCACCAGGGACGCGTACCTGTGGATCAGGTTTTCGATCTCCCGGGTGTCCTCCACCGCAGCGATCGTACAGAAAAAGTATAGAAACCCTCCGTACCGTGGCGGTGAGGGCGGCGGGGGTCGCCCACAGGGGGGAACCATGGATCGCCGGAGCCTGCTCAAAATCACCGCCGGGACCGCCGTCGCCGCGGCCGGGTCCGTACTGCTCGGCGGAACAGCCGACGCGGAAACGAACAGCCTGCCGCCCGTGCCGGGGATGCTCGGGGACCGGCGGGCCAACGAACTCTGGTACCAGCTCGACGAAATCGCGCTCTACCACCCGTCCGCGGAGACCAGCGCCGCCTACACCGCGTTGTTCGGGTACCTCGGGCAGGAGAGCATCGCCAGCAGGTGGCTCGCCTTCAGCAAAGAGCCCGCCTATCCGCGGAACTATCTCGAGTTCGTCAAGCCCGTCGAGGCGCCGCTGCGGACGCTCTCGAAGCTCCAGCTCGGGAACTTCGACCGTTTCTACCGCGGGGACGAAGCCGGCCTGGTCAAGGCGTTCGCCGACTTCGGGCAGGGCGTGCTCTTCGATCCTCGACGCGAACCCGTCGAGTCCGAGGTGCACACCATGGACGGGAACCCGCCCTCCAGCTACCACTTCTGGCACGCGATCCAGCGCGCGCAGATGCTGCTCGGGATCGATCGCCCGCGGTGGTCGCGGATCGATCCGATGCTCGGTTTCGCCTGGGCCCTGCAGTCCGTCGCGAAACCCGATCACCGGCACGTCAACCCCGGGCTGCCCGCGGGGCAGATCCGCGCCTTCGCCCGGTACTGGCTGCCGCGCGAGCCCGCGCAGCTCGACCACGATTTCCTGTCCTCGCCTTACCCCTCCGGACTGGGCTGAAGCACCCGTTCGTAGGCCGCTCGCAGGGCCGGGCACGGCGTGATCCCCAGTTTTTCGTCGAGGACGCGCCGGCCCCGGTGGTACACCGCGACCGCGTCCGCCGAACGCCCGCTCGCGCACAGCGCGGCCATCAGCAACGCCAGGGCGCGCTCGCGCAGCGGGTGTTCGAGGACGAGGTCCGCCGCGTCCGGGACCGCCCGCAGGTGGTCGCCCAGGGCGAGGTCGGCTTCGATACGGCCCTCCAGCGCGGCCAGCCGGAGTTCCTCGAACCGCGCCGCGGGGCCCGCGCGGAGCGGTTCGGCGACGTCGGCGAGCACCGGACCGCGCCACAGGTCCAGCGCGGCGCGGAACAACCCCGCCGCACGGGACGCCGAGCCCGCCCGGAGCGCCGCGTCACCGGCCGCCGCGAGCCGTTCGAACTCCTCGGCGTCGACCGTGCCGGCCGGCTCCAGCAGGTAACCACCACCCGTACGGACGAGCCGGGCCGGTAACGCGCGTCTCAGCCGGGACGCGTACGTGCACAGCTGCGCCTCCACGGTCGAGGGCCGGACGCCCTCCCACAGCAGGGAAATCAGCCGCGCGTCGGGTACCACCCGGCCGCGGGCCAGCAGCAACGCCGCCAGCAGCGTGCGCGGCTTGCGCCCGCCGAGCACGGCCGGGCGGCCGTCGGCGCGGCACACCGCCACCGGGCCCAGAATCCGGAACTCCATTCCCCCACCCCGTTCCCACAGTACCGGG is a window from the Amycolatopsis sp. NBC_00355 genome containing:
- a CDS encoding nuclear transport factor 2 family protein, with the translated sequence MEDTREIENLIHRYASLVDAGDFTAVGELFASGAFAGSGGVARGAAAVEQMLRSTVILYPDATPRTKHVTTNVSISVTGDTAASQAYFTVLQAVEGFPLQTIAAGTYRDTFSRSAGEWQFTERQAAVDLVGDVSHHLRAKGS
- a CDS encoding AfsR/SARP family transcriptional regulator is translated as MEFRILGPVAVCRADGRPAVLGGRKPRTLLAALLLARGRVVPDARLISLLWEGVRPSTVEAQLCTYASRLRRALPARLVRTGGGYLLEPAGTVDAEEFERLAAAGDAALRAGSASRAAGLFRAALDLWRGPVLADVAEPLRAGPAARFEELRLAALEGRIEADLALGDHLRAVPDAADLVLEHPLRERALALLMAALCASGRSADAVAVYHRGRRVLDEKLGITPCPALRAAYERVLQPSPEG